In Gadus macrocephalus chromosome 11, ASM3116895v1, a single genomic region encodes these proteins:
- the LOC132467956 gene encoding P2X purinoceptor 7-like, translating to MEYERWLLEDAPDFEFDGRGYRFEPECTQEELREMEARATEAPEAPAEAVPRITGNWWCACGKCRQMPTEHESRCCTEWDLVVTAGMANLNVSVDETVSPCISINEVRQLLNKTVLETFFWVPKINWKKRPTPEGPNGQLSDRQYRLVAYRVILEWALKGQPLGRGNRLGLPSCVVWAVRDAFPSPTGQYAGFKPSEIEDLF from the exons atggaatatgaaaggtggcttctggaggacgcacccgattttgagtttgacggcagaggatatcgGTTTGAACCAGAATgcacccaagaggagctacgggagatggaggctagggctacggaggcgcctgaagctccggctgaagcggtccccaggatcacgggaaattggtggtgtgcctgtgggaagtgcaggcagatgccgacggagcacgaaagtaggtgctgcacggagtgggaccttgtcGTCACAGCTGGTATGGCCAACCTCAATGTCTCGGTCGACGAGACTGTGTCGCCCTGCATCTCCATAAATGAAGTGCGCCAGCTCCTAAACAAAACCGTGCTGGAGACTTTCTTCTGGGTCCCTAAAATCAACTGGAAGAAACGCCCCACACCCGAAGGACCGAATGGCCAACTGTCAGATAG GCAATACCGACTTGTGGCTTATCGAGTAATTCTGGAGTGGGCCCTCAAAGGTCAACCACTGGGACGAGGAAATCGCCTTGGATTACCCAGTTGCGTGGTGTGGGCTGTTAGGGATGCGTTCCCATCCCCCACTGGACAGTATGCTGGGTTTAAACCCAGTGAGATAGAGGACTTATTctga
- the LOC132467452 gene encoding uncharacterized protein LOC132467452: MGRICAVRNCRNISRKRSCHRLPLNTPNSHRVRKLWLSFLGFDINTPVNVLREADHRVCAFHFRPEDYLQSTSHRKKCPKRLHLKRAAVPTLCGPTLDEEDLGAVGGVVDQPSTSSISLVLTSPQPRPHQSNKSPRKSLSGSYLAFPVIRERLSLSPDDCETEMLQMETSMSSVIEDDPKDMSFSLSQQSSSSETSSSSASEEQGEWDERKWIVNESSIMQLFRTCHICAAQITDKKVTTTGSQLKIEWTCFNNHHGKWASCPDARGMAQNNLLVSAATLFSGTTFTEVHEWASILNLQLLKKSQYYSIQSDYLIPVVHFAYKDHHENLIRRLMRQKAEGESIELCGDARSDSPGYSCKYSTYSFQLLSSNEIIHFQLLQVTEASSSVAMESQGCRRGLNHLIFNEGVDIDLITTDRATSVQKIMREEFQNA; the protein is encoded by the exons ATGGGAAGAATTTGTGCGGTCAGAAACTGCCGGAATATCTCTAGAAAAAGGAGTTGTCATCGGCTTCCTCTCAACACCCCTAACAGTCATAGAGTCAGAAAGTTGTGGCTTTCATTCCTCGGGTTCGACATAAACACCCCTGTAAATGTACTTCGGGAAGCTGACCATCGCGTTTGCGCCTTTCACTTTCGGCCTGAGGACTACCTTCAATCAACAAGTCATCGAAAGAAGTGTCCGAAGAGACTGCATCTGAAAAGGGCAGCTGTACCGACGCTTTGTGGACCAACGCTAGACGAAGAAGACCTCGGG GCTGTTGGCGGTGTGGTGGACCAGCCTTCTACCTCCAGCATATCCTTGGTCCTCACCAGTCCACAGCCACGGCCTCACCAATCCAATAAATCCCCAAGGAAGTCCTTATCTGGCAGTTACCTTGCTTTCCCTGTGATCAGGGAGAGGCTCTCACTATCT CCAGATGATTGTGAAACTGAGATGCTTCAAATGGAAACCAGCATGTCCTCAGTCATTGAGGATGACCCAAAAGACATGAGCTTCAGCCTCAGTCAACAGTCAAGTTCAAGTGAAACCTCCAGTTCAAGTGCTTCAGAAGAGCAAGGGGAGTGGGATGAAAGAAAATGGATTGTGAACGAGTCTAGCATCATGCAACTGTTTAGAACATGCCATATATGTGCCGCACAAATCACGGATAAAAAAGTGACAACTACAGGCAGCCAACTAAAGATTGAATGGACATGTTTCAATAATCATCATGGCAAGTGGGCATCATGTCCTGATGCAAGAGGAATGGCACAGAATAACCTGCTTGTCTCTGCTGCTACGCTTTTCTCTGGAACAACTTTCACTGAAGTACACGAGTGGGCCAGCATCCTAAACTTGCAACTCTTGAAGAAATCGCAGTACTACTCCATCCAATCCGACTACCTTATTCCAGTAGTACACTTTGCATACAAAGATCATCATGAGAATCTCATCAGGCGACTTATGAGACAAAAGGCTGAAGGCGAGTCCATAGAGCTGTGTGGAGATGCCAGGTCTGACTCACCag GCTACAGCTGCAAGTATTCCACCTATTCGTTTCAGCTTCTATCCAGTAATGAGATCATTCACTTTCAACTACTACAG GTAACGGAAGCTAGCAGTTCAGTTGCCATGGAGTCCCAAGGCTGTAGGAGGGGCCTCAACCATCTCATTTTCAATGAAGGAGTAGATATAGACCTCATCACTACAGACCGGGCCACATCAGTTCAGAAAATAATGAGGGAGGAATTCCAGAAT GCATAA